In one Candidatus Nomurabacteria bacterium genomic region, the following are encoded:
- a CDS encoding chitobiase/beta-hexosaminidase C-terminal domain-containing protein, which yields MKFVSKKLYQRILNGGLAFMLALSTATSSVPFIFAQTVNATTGTDAYVSTTGSGTDCTHAAPCEHFTDALAVATDGGTVHVANGTYNENFTVASGVTIKSDHGKNNVTVNGQITVSHDDAIIRGLTITNPTGTAGVLINDVNGVVVTGNAFENIGTTYTGSSAIQAVYILKTSSNISVDHNTFNNIGEDTNTSSNKAIYVGDSNNGPSANISIDHNTIDGVVASQSAWPAGHGAYGVLVNHQVTGLTLTHNVVRNLDGLWAHAYGLEANTPSAVVEYNSAKYLTDHKGGLDSIAYQFESNSGALTTGMTSDSFSGHQASNSTDTVAVNGSWSVLDTYLTSHPDTYPELYFHGKYYYYGINAFSTVEDGLSHVSAGGVVLVESGAYNDVRATGTYQNDITVKGYDRPTINGLDLSNATFDGLTFKNFIFTGDSNGYGNYDVTVSDNGNYKDLAFVGNVFDGQSVAGRGAIFLNQGFDGFVLQNNTFKNYDGSAVGTVYSVVFAEAQGGTSGQNYTATGNRLTHSTASNFLEAYRWMDVAYMGNNINAQTGRLLVWSDDSFSLGSVNLSNNIVKVHQGTGMGVYYVPGTTVTVNGNTVKNAESCVKLDSVGNSVVSDNTFISCSTNGVKFSQNASTAPNSAFISGNTFESGPVGVENDTTSFVLDACDNTFMNVTTNLYSNPGPFNKIKCEVAPTLISPSNNAVVKGALITNSWSSVPGAVKYQYQSYDYDNLTSLRWDHEYSTTHKTANHVAGGTVFYWRVRGIDAYGDTSPWSELWKVTVDNTAPTATIDNAAPKAYYNNATQISVHAIDTNYAQTDLYHGSDSTPFKTYTGAYFGLFWLQDGNYRMVVRDKAGNSTEYTFTIDKTRPDVSFVVPTDFSAPLSLLSQIKISATDSTSGISGTPVIHVYHNNGDPAVFCNGTTCDTSGLTDGNYYVKAGANDNAGNNRTVTQHFTIDSMAPVVAITSPSNGDVVRGTVTVSGSVTDVNPDHYYLVIKNSSGHVVAGPGVVNTANVADYNWNTSSLPDGTYTIFLAARDAAGNRDGGSEQSVTVTVDNTPPAQVSGVHILQNSVDLGTNAFVNERDVTVDWNDSTDANFDHYQYQADADKATPYDFTTTVSASERSGSIRDQDGTYNYRVRAIDAAGNVGQWSDWVSVTLDRIDPSTPSATYSDNGDGTQNVTLSTGDATDTIYYTTDGTMPNQSSTEYTGAFVLTQGTSFQAIAYDQAGNHSGIFAPSVPIITNEASVHATTNSFVLEWDTDEATTSRVVYDTVSHSTLVDNNVNYGYAFSTVEDSNRVTHHSVLVTGLTPGTTYYFRTVSHGSPVAVSDEVNGTTTKVVKKGSTDNGTPVYQVTTGASSANGTNTADNSDVLGTETQKTDSKSNSNSNKNVLGTSTENSDGVWNIFGLAWYWWLLILAAVAALGRWLYGRFSQANA from the coding sequence ATGAAGTTCGTGTCTAAGAAACTATATCAACGAATCTTGAACGGTGGGCTTGCTTTTATGCTTGCGCTGAGTACTGCTACTTCGAGCGTGCCGTTTATTTTTGCTCAGACGGTCAATGCAACAACGGGTACGGATGCTTATGTGAGTACAACGGGTTCAGGGACCGACTGCACGCACGCTGCTCCATGTGAACACTTTACTGATGCGCTTGCAGTGGCAACCGATGGTGGTACTGTGCACGTTGCCAACGGTACGTATAACGAGAACTTTACTGTCGCAAGTGGAGTTACTATTAAATCGGATCACGGCAAAAACAACGTTACAGTTAACGGCCAGATTACTGTTTCACACGACGATGCGATTATCCGTGGTCTAACCATTACGAACCCAACAGGTACGGCTGGTGTACTTATTAACGATGTCAACGGCGTTGTAGTAACTGGAAATGCCTTTGAAAACATAGGTACGACCTATACCGGCAGTAGTGCAATCCAGGCAGTTTATATTCTCAAGACTTCTTCTAATATTTCAGTAGATCATAATACTTTTAATAACATTGGCGAAGACACAAATACTAGCAGTAATAAGGCTATTTACGTCGGTGATAGTAATAATGGCCCTAGTGCTAACATTAGCATTGATCACAATACTATCGATGGTGTTGTGGCTAGTCAGTCCGCATGGCCTGCCGGACATGGTGCGTACGGCGTTCTAGTGAATCACCAGGTGACTGGTCTTACTCTTACGCATAATGTCGTACGAAATCTTGACGGTCTATGGGCGCATGCATATGGCCTTGAAGCAAATACACCTAGCGCCGTCGTAGAGTACAATAGTGCAAAATATCTGACTGATCATAAGGGTGGTCTTGATTCGATAGCGTATCAATTTGAATCTAACTCAGGCGCTTTGACTACGGGTATGACGAGTGATTCTTTCAGTGGCCATCAAGCGTCAAATTCTACGGATACCGTTGCGGTTAATGGCTCATGGAGTGTACTAGATACATATCTTACTTCACATCCGGACACTTATCCAGAACTATACTTCCATGGCAAGTACTACTATTATGGCATCAATGCCTTTTCTACAGTAGAAGATGGCTTATCTCATGTATCCGCTGGAGGCGTTGTATTGGTAGAATCTGGCGCATACAACGATGTACGGGCTACGGGCACTTATCAGAATGATATAACCGTCAAAGGCTATGATCGACCAACAATTAATGGTTTAGACCTATCGAATGCAACTTTTGATGGTCTAACGTTCAAGAACTTTATTTTTACAGGAGATTCAAATGGTTACGGTAACTACGATGTTACCGTCAGCGACAACGGTAATTATAAGGATCTCGCGTTTGTGGGTAATGTCTTTGATGGTCAGAGTGTCGCTGGCCGTGGGGCTATCTTCCTAAACCAAGGCTTCGACGGCTTTGTTCTGCAGAACAATACGTTCAAAAACTACGATGGTTCCGCTGTCGGCACTGTGTATTCTGTTGTTTTCGCTGAAGCACAAGGAGGTACAAGTGGCCAAAATTACACCGCTACCGGCAATAGGCTGACTCATTCCACCGCCTCAAACTTTTTAGAGGCTTATCGCTGGATGGACGTAGCTTATATGGGAAACAACATCAATGCACAAACTGGTCGCTTACTCGTGTGGTCGGATGATTCGTTTTCACTTGGTTCCGTCAATCTCAGTAATAATATTGTAAAAGTTCACCAAGGTACCGGTATGGGTGTGTATTATGTACCCGGTACGACGGTGACTGTAAATGGAAATACCGTAAAGAATGCCGAAAGTTGCGTTAAGCTGGATAGTGTAGGTAATAGTGTCGTATCAGATAATACGTTTATTAGCTGCTCAACAAATGGTGTTAAATTTAGTCAAAACGCATCTACGGCGCCAAATAGTGCATTTATCTCTGGGAATACATTTGAGAGCGGACCTGTCGGCGTTGAAAATGATACGACATCGTTTGTACTGGACGCTTGTGACAACACGTTTATGAATGTCACCACAAATCTATACAGTAACCCTGGTCCGTTCAATAAAATTAAGTGCGAAGTGGCTCCGACGCTAATTTCACCGTCGAACAATGCTGTTGTTAAAGGCGCATTAATTACGAATTCTTGGTCTTCGGTACCAGGTGCGGTGAAGTATCAGTATCAGAGCTACGATTACGATAATTTAACTAGTTTACGTTGGGATCATGAATATTCAACTACTCATAAAACAGCTAACCATGTTGCTGGCGGCACCGTCTTTTACTGGAGAGTCCGCGGCATAGACGCTTACGGCGATACAAGCCCGTGGAGCGAACTATGGAAAGTAACTGTCGACAATACTGCACCAACGGCAACTATTGATAATGCAGCTCCAAAAGCGTATTACAATAACGCAACACAGATAAGTGTGCATGCAATTGATACAAACTATGCACAGACGGATTTGTATCATGGCAGCGATTCGACACCGTTTAAGACGTATACGGGTGCATACTTTGGCTTATTCTGGCTGCAAGATGGCAACTACCGCATGGTTGTACGTGACAAGGCGGGTAATTCAACCGAGTATACGTTTACTATAGATAAGACTCGTCCCGATGTAAGCTTCGTGGTTCCAACCGACTTTAGCGCACCACTGAGTTTACTGTCTCAAATTAAAATTTCAGCAACTGACAGTACAAGCGGCATTAGCGGTACGCCAGTTATTCATGTGTATCACAACAATGGTGACCCAGCTGTATTCTGTAATGGCACAACGTGTGACACGTCGGGTCTTACGGATGGCAACTATTATGTAAAGGCGGGCGCTAATGACAATGCTGGTAATAACAGGACTGTTACGCAGCATTTTACTATCGATAGCATGGCTCCAGTAGTTGCTATCACTTCACCAAGTAACGGTGACGTTGTTAGGGGTACAGTCACGGTATCCGGTTCGGTAACCGATGTTAATCCTGATCACTACTATCTCGTTATTAAAAATTCTAGCGGCCATGTCGTAGCTGGTCCGGGAGTTGTAAATACTGCCAACGTTGCAGACTATAACTGGAATACCTCTAGCTTGCCAGATGGCACCTACACGATTTTCCTCGCTGCACGTGATGCTGCTGGCAATAGGGACGGTGGTTCTGAGCAGTCCGTGACTGTGACTGTGGATAACACACCTCCAGCACAAGTGAGCGGTGTTCATATCTTGCAGAATAGCGTAGATCTTGGCACGAATGCATTTGTCAACGAGCGTGATGTCACTGTTGATTGGAATGATAGTACTGATGCGAATTTTGACCACTATCAGTACCAAGCAGATGCTGACAAGGCCACTCCATATGACTTTACGACCACTGTTAGTGCTTCGGAACGATCAGGTTCCATACGCGACCAAGATGGAACGTATAACTACCGTGTTCGCGCTATTGATGCGGCTGGAAATGTCGGTCAATGGTCGGACTGGGTAAGCGTGACATTAGATCGTATCGATCCATCAACTCCATCCGCAACATATAGTGATAATGGAGATGGCACCCAAAACGTAACTCTGAGTACGGGTGATGCTACCGATACGATTTACTACACAACAGACGGAACTATGCCGAATCAAAGTAGTACTGAATACACTGGCGCATTCGTACTAACGCAAGGCACTAGCTTCCAGGCTATCGCATACGACCAAGCTGGTAATCATAGCGGCATATTTGCCCCAAGTGTTCCCATCATTACCAACGAGGCATCTGTTCATGCGACAACAAATTCATTTGTTCTCGAATGGGATACCGATGAAGCTACGACGTCTCGTGTGGTTTACGATACGGTATCGCACAGCACCCTTGTAGATAACAATGTGAACTATGGTTACGCTTTCTCTACGGTGGAAGATTCCAACAGAGTAACACACCACTCTGTACTAGTTACTGGCCTTACTCCTGGTACGACATACTACTTCCGTACGGTATCACATGGTTCTCCTGTGGCTGTTAGTGATGAGGTGAACGGTACGACGACTAAGGTAGTAAAGAAGGGTAGTACCGACAATGGCACTCCTGTGTACCAAGTAACAACTGGTGCCAGTTCTGCAAACGGTACAAACACGGCTGACAATAGTGATGTCCTGGGTACGGAGACACAGAAAACTGACAGCAAGAGCAATTCAAACTCAAACAAGAATGTTCTGGGTACATCGACTGAAAATAGTGATGGTGTATGGAACATCTTCGGACTTGCTTGGTACTGGTGGCTACTGATCTTGGCAGCAGTTGCTGCACTAGGACGATGGCTATACGGTCGCTTTAGCCAAGCTAACGCATAA
- a CDS encoding metallopeptidase family protein, whose protein sequence is MYELTDEKFDALITRAMDELPQEYIRGLNNVAIVMADEPTEEQKVKMKLREENKILLGLYEGIPLTQRGAGYTFVLPDKITLFKHSILRVVRNENELFEQIKRTLWHEIAHYYGLGHGRIRELETRDV, encoded by the coding sequence ATGTACGAACTGACAGATGAAAAATTCGACGCCTTAATTACACGCGCAATGGACGAGCTGCCTCAGGAATATATAAGGGGGTTAAATAACGTCGCCATCGTCATGGCAGACGAGCCCACCGAGGAGCAAAAGGTGAAGATGAAGCTGCGCGAAGAGAACAAGATCTTACTTGGTTTATATGAGGGGATTCCTTTGACGCAGCGAGGCGCGGGCTACACGTTTGTATTGCCGGACAAAATTACGCTTTTTAAGCATTCAATTTTAAGAGTAGTTCGCAACGAAAACGAGCTGTTCGAACAGATTAAGCGGACACTCTGGCATGAAATTGCTCACTACTATGGCCTGGGTCACGGCAGGATTCGCGAACTCGAGACGAGAGACGTCTAA